In Deltaproteobacteria bacterium, one genomic interval encodes:
- the nuoL gene encoding NADH-quinone oxidoreductase subunit L, which produces MVQNTALIALIPLFPLLGVLANGIAVWRRKELPKKAVGRIAAGSVLLSALTATFLFVRLIGLEDGGKFHQELFSWIAAGTGSDLLNIPFGFTFDRLSAVMALTVCWVGFLIHVYSIGYMHDDECFGRYFTYLNLFMFAMLLLVLGDNLIVLFIGWEGVGLCSYLLIGFWFEDDAKASAGKKAFIVNRIGDFGFLLGMFFLTWGMGQVGAMSLEFDKLSEAILKLKEIFVVIPGLGAVPLLEVAGVCMFVGATGKSAQIPLYIWLPDAMAGPTPVSALIHAATMVTAGVYMIARMGFMYSLAPFASTVVCLVGGMTALFAATIGIAQNDIKKVLAYSTVSQLGYMFIGVGVGAYSAGVFHLVTHAFFKACLFLGSGAVIMACHHEQDIRRMGGLWTGKWADKKMKWTGLTFILATVCIAGLPPFSGFVSKDEILWMAFSTPNPIYANIHKAVWIMGVLGAFCTAFYMTRLTVLTFFGEYRGADHDHDFHHALPYEKVHEVPKVMWVPLVILMIGFVSLGFMGKSKIFVGTNTFHHWLAPVVDASAHGEKAALPAPAKEGHEVAAIEEKASEHAEAKPVEAGHEAPAAAVGHEVAALAPHGEAEAEAHALHKLELSLMGMSVVVAALGVLFAILVYGIKKVRPPMPSKEGSLGLAHRALLNKYWVDEIYRAIIIEPIRKTSESFLWKIFDVKIVDGSVNGVAAVAKEISAEGLKLQNGIVTSYAFYMVLGVACVLGYLIFG; this is translated from the coding sequence CGCCCTAATCCCCCTGTTTCCCCTTCTGGGGGTGCTGGCAAACGGCATTGCAGTATGGCGTCGCAAGGAACTGCCCAAAAAGGCGGTTGGCCGGATCGCCGCTGGCTCGGTGCTTCTGTCAGCCCTTACGGCCACTTTTCTTTTTGTACGCCTTATCGGCCTTGAGGACGGAGGAAAGTTCCACCAGGAACTGTTCAGCTGGATCGCGGCAGGAACAGGAAGCGATCTTCTGAACATCCCCTTCGGCTTCACCTTTGACCGCCTGTCCGCCGTAATGGCTCTCACGGTCTGCTGGGTGGGTTTTCTGATCCACGTCTATTCCATCGGCTACATGCATGACGACGAGTGTTTCGGCAGATACTTCACGTATCTCAACCTATTCATGTTCGCCATGCTCCTTCTGGTTCTGGGAGACAACCTCATCGTCCTTTTCATAGGATGGGAGGGCGTGGGCCTGTGCTCCTATCTTCTCATCGGGTTCTGGTTCGAGGACGACGCCAAGGCCTCCGCCGGAAAGAAAGCCTTCATAGTCAACCGCATCGGCGATTTCGGCTTCCTTCTGGGCATGTTCTTCCTCACTTGGGGAATGGGCCAGGTCGGAGCCATGTCCCTGGAATTCGACAAGCTGTCCGAAGCCATTTTGAAGCTGAAGGAAATCTTCGTAGTCATTCCCGGCCTGGGGGCGGTCCCCCTGCTTGAAGTGGCGGGCGTGTGCATGTTCGTAGGCGCTACCGGCAAATCGGCCCAGATACCTCTTTATATCTGGCTTCCCGACGCAATGGCCGGCCCCACGCCGGTTTCCGCCCTCATCCACGCGGCCACCATGGTCACTGCAGGCGTTTACATGATCGCCCGCATGGGCTTCATGTACAGCCTTGCCCCCTTCGCATCAACGGTGGTCTGTCTGGTGGGCGGCATGACGGCCCTTTTCGCGGCCACCATAGGCATTGCCCAGAACGATATAAAGAAGGTCCTGGCCTACTCCACGGTGAGCCAGCTCGGATACATGTTTATAGGTGTGGGCGTGGGCGCATATTCTGCGGGCGTTTTCCATCTCGTGACCCACGCGTTTTTCAAGGCCTGCCTCTTTCTCGGCTCCGGCGCGGTCATCATGGCCTGCCACCACGAGCAGGACATCCGTCGCATGGGCGGACTCTGGACTGGCAAGTGGGCTGACAAGAAAATGAAGTGGACGGGGCTTACCTTCATCCTGGCCACCGTCTGCATCGCGGGCCTTCCTCCCTTCTCAGGCTTTGTCTCCAAGGACGAGATTCTTTGGATGGCCTTTTCGACTCCCAACCCCATCTACGCCAATATTCACAAGGCGGTCTGGATCATGGGAGTCCTGGGCGCGTTCTGCACTGCCTTTTACATGACCCGACTCACGGTGCTCACTTTCTTCGGCGAGTATCGCGGCGCCGACCATGACCATGATTTCCACCACGCCCTTCCTTACGAGAAGGTCCACGAGGTGCCCAAGGTGATGTGGGTTCCCCTGGTCATCCTTATGATCGGGTTCGTGAGCCTTGGTTTTATGGGGAAATCCAAGATTTTCGTGGGAACCAACACCTTCCACCACTGGCTGGCTCCTGTTGTTGACGCGTCGGCCCACGGCGAAAAGGCAGCCCTTCCAGCGCCTGCCAAAGAAGGCCACGAGGTGGCGGCCATCGAGGAAAAGGCTTCCGAACACGCCGAGGCCAAGCCTGTTGAGGCCGGTCACGAAGCGCCTGCCGCTGCCGTAGGCCACGAGGTCGCGGCTCTTGCCCCGCACGGTGAAGCCGAAGCCGAAGCCCATGCCTTGCACAAACTGGAACTTTCGCTAATGGGCATGTCCGTTGTCGTGGCCGCCCTGGGAGTCCTTTTTGCGATACTGGTTTACGGAATCAAAAAGGTCCGTCCGCCAATGCCTTCAAAGGAAGGCTCCCTTGGCCTTGCCCACAGGGCGCTTTTGAACAAGTACTGGGTTGACGAGATTTACCGGGCTATCATCATAGAACCCATCAGGAAAACGTCGGAATCGTTTTTGTGGAAAATATTCGACGTGAAGATTGTGGACGGGTCCGTCAACGGAGTGGCTGCTGTGGCCAAGGAGATTTCCGCAGAGGGATTGAAGCTCCAAAACGGCATCGTGACGAGCTACGCTTTTTACATGGTTCTCGGCGTGGCCTGTGTTTTGGGATATCTGATTTTCGGTTAG